The genomic segment GAGAGAATGTATCATGAGATGAGAAGCTGAGAGACGTGATGTGTTGGACCGTGGGGGCAACTGGGGGCATTGATTTGATATAAAAAGGGACCAAAGACACCAATTTTTCATTCCCCCTTAACTTTTGGGCTTTGGTTTTTCAAGAGATTGCTGACTGCTCTTACACAACAAACACATTCCTTTTGGGTTCTTTTCTCACACcttaaagaagagaaaatcaCTATTTGAAGCAAAACCATAGTCGTCTCAAGCTTTTCCTCTTATGGAAAATCAACAACTCCACCTCCATCACCACCTgcaacagcagcagcagcagcaacaaCAGCTACAACGACAACCCAATTCCATGAAGTCAAGATTCAGACGTGTCTGTGTCTTTTGCGGCAGCAGCCCTGGCAAGAATCCTAGCTACCAGCTTTCTGCTATTCAGCTTGGCCAACAACTGGTACATAAACCTCTTTTTTTTGTCATAAACATGAAGGAGACAGACAAgacttctttttcaaattgtCTTTTTTGCCTCTCCTCTTCCTTTCTGTTTGCAGTTCTAAGAATTGATCAGTAGGTATAATTGGCATACGTGTTTAGGCTTCTTTGACTGATGAATTTAGGCGAGTCTTTGCCTTTACATTGACCTGAACTGCACTATTCCAAAACAATATCTGGTCTCGAACTTTTTTAAGGTGTATACATAAGAAGTTTGATTGTAATGAGCTGTAATTGAGCCTCCTTCATCTTTGAATTGACTGAAAGCAAAGCTGTTTTCGTAAAGAACCTCAAAGATTAGGACAGCCTTCTTTACTTTTGATATATCAAATCAAGAATTTCACCAGTTTTGAGCAAAGAAGAAATCAGAGACCTCAGTTCAAAGTCATCCTCTGTTTGCTCTGTTTTGGTTGGATTAAAACTTGAATCAGTTCGGTGAAGTTTTGAATTCAAGGGAAATTAATGCCAAGACCACAAGGAATAAAATAGTGTGATTACACTCTTTGTAATGGAGTAATTGTAGGAATATGTTTAAATCAAACACGTAagtttaataataaaataaaagctGCAGGTTGAAAGAAACATTGACTTGGTTTATGGAGGAGGAAGCATTGGCCTGATGGGGCTGGTCTCTCAAGCTGTCTTTGATGGTGGTCGCCACGTGTTGGGGTAAGTCATGGCGGCACTATTCGCTCTCTCTTTCTCCATATCTTGTCCTCTCCTCTCTGATCCTGTCTCTAACTTTAACTCTTTGCTTTCCAAATTTTTCTTGCAGGGTAATTCCCAAGACTCTCATGCCAAGAGAGGTAAATATCAAACAGTATTTGGTCTTTTCTTGTAGTTGGAAAATAAGGATAGTTCAGATTCATGTGAGCACTGCCATCACATGAACAACTTAGATTAGTTATTCCCCGAAAAGTTTGTAATTCTTATTCCCATATGAGGACAATTTAAGATTCAAACAACTCCATGCTTGAATCTCTCTGAAATTGGGCTCCCATTTTTGATTGTCAGAGTTCTTTAAAAACTATAATCTCCTGTTTGAAAAATTTCAGATTACAGGCGAGCCAGTGGGAGAAGTAAGAGCTGTGTCAGGCATGCACCAACGTAAAGCTGAAATGGCCCGTCAAGCCGATGCGTTTATTGCCTTGCCAGGTTTGTTCTGGATTCAATCATACAGGATTCTATACAATTTACAATGTCCTAGATAACTGTTGGCATAACTG from the Theobroma cacao cultivar B97-61/B2 chromosome 8, Criollo_cocoa_genome_V2, whole genome shotgun sequence genome contains:
- the LOC18591534 gene encoding cytokinin riboside 5'-monophosphate phosphoribohydrolase LOG1, whose protein sequence is MENQQLHLHHHLQQQQQQQQQLQRQPNSMKSRFRRVCVFCGSSPGKNPSYQLSAIQLGQQLVERNIDLVYGGGSIGLMGLVSQAVFDGGRHVLGVIPKTLMPREITGEPVGEVRAVSGMHQRKAEMARQADAFIALPGGYGTLEELLEVITWAQLGIHDKPVGLLNVDGYYNSLLSFIDKAVDEGFIAPAARDIIVSAQTAQELMCKLEEYEPKHSEVASKLSWEMEQQLGFTAKSDIAR